A single window of Chloracidobacterium thermophilum B DNA harbors:
- a CDS encoding UbiA-like polyprenyltransferase: MSTVLRNVRTTCEMIKIEHTLFALPFAFLGALLAARGLPRLDQIGWITLAMVGARSAAMAFNRLVDEKYDAENPRTAQRALPAGLVSRRFVLGFIIFSAALFLLAAAMLNPLTLWLSPVALGSVLFYSYTKRFTSFSHIVLGWCLAIAPAGAWVAVRGTLDGEAVLLALCVLLWTAGFDILYACQDYDFDRQHPELHSIPKWLGIARAMLVARGLHAAMFVALLLLVAVTGLGGLAYVGVLATGGLLIHQHRLVSPTDLSRLDAAFFTTNAFVSVILLLTLGADVIFLRR, encoded by the coding sequence ATGTCCACGGTGCTGCGTAATGTCAGGACGACCTGCGAAATGATCAAAATCGAGCACACGCTGTTTGCGCTCCCTTTTGCCTTCCTGGGGGCGCTGCTGGCAGCGCGGGGCCTGCCACGGCTCGATCAGATTGGGTGGATTACGCTGGCGATGGTCGGGGCACGCAGTGCGGCCATGGCGTTCAACCGCCTGGTGGATGAAAAATACGACGCGGAGAATCCCCGCACGGCGCAGCGGGCGCTGCCCGCCGGACTGGTCAGCCGGCGTTTCGTCCTTGGTTTCATCATCTTCTCAGCAGCGCTCTTTCTGCTCGCGGCGGCGATGCTCAACCCACTGACGCTGTGGCTTTCCCCGGTCGCTCTGGGTTCGGTGCTGTTTTACTCCTACACCAAGCGGTTTACATCGTTTTCCCACATCGTGCTCGGCTGGTGTCTGGCCATTGCCCCAGCCGGCGCCTGGGTGGCGGTCCGTGGCACGCTCGATGGCGAGGCTGTTCTGCTGGCACTGTGCGTTCTGCTGTGGACGGCCGGCTTTGATATTCTCTATGCCTGCCAGGATTATGACTTCGACCGCCAGCACCCGGAATTGCACTCCATTCCCAAATGGCTCGGTATTGCCCGGGCCATGCTGGTGGCCCGCGGACTGCATGCCGCGATGTTTGTGGCGCTGCTCCTGCTGGTGGCAGTAACCGGACTGGGTGGGCTGGCCTACGTTGGCGTGCTGGCCACCGGCGGCCTGCTGATTCACCAGCACCGCCTGGTCAGCCCAACCGATCTGTCCCGCCTTGATGCCGCTTTTTTCACGACCAATGCTTTCGTGAGTGTCATTCTCCTGCTCACGCTGGGTGCCGACGTGATTTTTCTCCGCCGCTGA
- the kdsA gene encoding 3-deoxy-8-phosphooctulonate synthase, producing MSTPLFSRAQQAQGFFLIAGPCVIESEAHAQRMAEAISRIARQMGIPYVFKASYDKANRTSHSSFRGPGMEEGLRILQRVKETHGVPILTDIHETHHAATVAEVADVLQIPALLCRQTDLLLAAAATKRTVNVKKGQFLAPWDMRHVVEKLRAANASDIWLTERGASFGYNNLVVDMRSFPIMREFGCPVIFDVTHSLQRPGGRGTASDGDAIFIPPLARAGVACGVDGLFMEVHDDPARALSDGPNALPLDQLAGLLRQLVAIDRVCRQT from the coding sequence ATGTCCACACCGCTTTTTTCGCGCGCCCAACAAGCCCAAGGTTTTTTCCTCATTGCTGGTCCATGTGTCATTGAAAGCGAAGCCCATGCCCAGCGCATGGCCGAAGCCATTTCCCGGATTGCCCGGCAGATGGGCATTCCCTACGTGTTCAAGGCGTCATACGACAAAGCCAACCGTACCTCCCACAGCTCTTTCCGTGGACCCGGTATGGAAGAAGGCTTGCGGATTCTGCAACGGGTCAAGGAAACCCACGGTGTGCCCATCCTGACGGACATCCATGAAACACACCACGCGGCAACCGTCGCGGAAGTCGCTGACGTGCTTCAGATTCCGGCCCTTCTGTGCCGCCAGACCGATCTGCTCCTGGCGGCGGCGGCAACCAAACGCACGGTCAACGTCAAGAAAGGACAGTTTCTGGCTCCCTGGGACATGCGCCACGTTGTCGAGAAACTGCGCGCAGCCAACGCCTCGGACATCTGGCTGACAGAGCGCGGAGCCTCGTTTGGCTACAACAACCTGGTGGTGGATATGCGCAGCTTCCCAATCATGCGCGAGTTCGGCTGCCCGGTCATCTTCGATGTCACCCACAGCCTGCAACGCCCCGGCGGACGTGGCACAGCCTCAGACGGTGACGCCATCTTCATCCCGCCTCTGGCCCGCGCCGGTGTGGCCTGCGGCGTGGATGGACTTTTTATGGAAGTCCACGACGATCCTGCCCGCGCCCTGAGTGACGGGCCGAATGCCCTTCCACTCGACCAACTTGCCGGGCTGCTCCGGCAACTGGTCGCTATTGACCGGGTGTGTCGTCAAACCTGA
- the hemW gene encoding radical SAM family heme chaperone HemW, with amino-acid sequence MTSVLPTSVLPGVSARLGVYIHFPFCVTKCTYCAFVTRSYDANGAARYLAALETELRHFPETCAAVPLEFATFQADTLYFGGGTPSRMTPSQLARLLLASRSVFDFAPDTEITLEVNPGDAEPERLEACRNLGINRLSLGVQSFFDRDLALAGRDHDAQAARRAVQMARRAGFDNLSLDLIAGLPGQTLTDWRTNLLEALALEPEHLSLYLLEVKEGTTLARQLAAGRLPLLDDDLAAEMYLLTLELLGEAGFEAYEISNFARPGYRARHNLKYWQDLPYAAFGVGAHGYDGGERYWNTDRLEDYFTAIDDRHHAVVARTRRTPHERWHEALMLGLRLDEGVDPGRLQSGYGVDLWRDYAAVIQELQAAGLLTVTDARLRLTPRGRLLANEVFVAFS; translated from the coding sequence ATGACGAGCGTGCTCCCAACGTCCGTACTACCTGGCGTATCGGCCCGCTTGGGGGTGTACATCCACTTCCCCTTCTGTGTCACAAAGTGTACCTACTGTGCCTTTGTCACCCGCAGCTATGACGCCAACGGTGCGGCCCGTTATCTTGCAGCGCTGGAAACCGAACTGCGACATTTTCCCGAAACCTGTGCGGCCGTGCCGTTGGAATTTGCCACCTTTCAGGCGGACACCCTGTACTTTGGCGGGGGAACGCCGTCCCGGATGACACCATCCCAACTGGCGCGCCTTCTGCTGGCGTCCCGGTCGGTGTTCGACTTTGCACCCGACACGGAAATCACCCTTGAAGTCAACCCCGGTGACGCTGAGCCAGAGCGACTGGAAGCCTGTCGCAACCTTGGGATCAACCGCCTGAGCCTGGGGGTACAGTCCTTTTTTGACCGCGATCTGGCACTGGCCGGGCGTGACCACGATGCCCAGGCAGCCAGACGGGCTGTCCAGATGGCCCGCCGGGCTGGATTTGACAACCTAAGTCTTGACCTCATCGCCGGGCTTCCCGGCCAAACCCTCACCGACTGGCGCACCAACCTGCTGGAAGCCCTGGCACTTGAACCGGAGCACCTGTCGCTCTACCTGCTCGAAGTCAAGGAAGGGACAACCCTGGCCCGGCAACTGGCGGCCGGCCGCCTGCCACTGCTGGATGATGATCTTGCTGCCGAAATGTACCTCCTCACCCTGGAACTTCTGGGTGAAGCTGGTTTCGAGGCGTATGAGATTTCAAACTTCGCGCGCCCCGGCTACCGCGCACGTCATAACCTGAAATACTGGCAGGACCTGCCCTACGCCGCCTTTGGCGTTGGGGCTCATGGCTACGACGGCGGCGAACGCTACTGGAATACTGACCGCCTGGAAGACTATTTCACCGCCATTGACGACCGGCACCACGCCGTCGTGGCCCGCACCCGGCGTACCCCACACGAGCGATGGCATGAGGCGCTGATGCTGGGGCTGCGTCTGGACGAAGGTGTTGATCCGGGCCGGCTACAGTCCGGCTATGGCGTTGACCTGTGGCGCGATTACGCCGCCGTCATACAGGAACTTCAGGCGGCCGGACTCCTGACGGTGACAGACGCGCGCCTCCGCCTGACACCCCGTGGGCGGCTCCTCGCGAACGAAGTTTTTGTGGCGTTTTCATGA
- the nusB gene encoding transcription antitermination factor NusB, with product MGSRRRARECALQMLFQYDLSQPSLEDLFESYWNELTELKEEHREKVPAFANRIVAGVIAHLADIDLIISRHAERWRISRMAAVDRNILRMAVYEFLHEPDTPRAVVINEALEIARRFSTLEATQFINGILDAIKRELDETGSPPPLPASPPTALR from the coding sequence ATGGGTTCCCGTCGCCGTGCGCGCGAGTGCGCGCTGCAAATGCTTTTCCAGTACGATCTGAGCCAGCCCTCCCTGGAGGACCTCTTTGAGAGCTACTGGAACGAGTTGACCGAACTCAAAGAGGAACACCGGGAGAAAGTCCCGGCCTTTGCCAACCGTATCGTAGCCGGAGTTATCGCCCACCTGGCCGACATTGACCTTATCATCAGCCGCCATGCCGAGCGCTGGCGCATTTCGCGCATGGCCGCCGTGGACCGCAACATCCTGCGCATGGCAGTTTACGAGTTCCTTCACGAACCCGACACGCCACGGGCCGTCGTCATCAACGAGGCCCTCGAAATTGCGCGCCGCTTCAGCACCTTGGAAGCCACCCAGTTTATCAACGGCATTCTGGATGCCATCAAGCGCGAACTCGACGAAACGGGTTCGCCGCCGCCCCTGCCAGCGTCGCCACCGACGGCTCTGCGTTGA
- the pyrE gene encoding orotate phosphoribosyltransferase has translation MATPDVYRLLQETGALLEGHFLLSSGLHSPQYVQCARLLQFPTVAGQVGAALGARLEALGVRPQVIVAPAIGGIIIAHEVARAMDVRCVFTEREQGVMTLRRGFTLDTGERACVVEDVVTTGGSTRETMAVVTRCGAQVLAVGAIIDRSGGQSDFGLPFAALIKLTIPTYAPPDCPLCQADVPLVKPGSRTFISG, from the coding sequence ATGGCAACACCCGATGTGTACCGCTTGTTACAGGAAACCGGCGCCCTGTTGGAGGGTCACTTCCTGCTGAGTTCCGGGCTGCATAGTCCGCAGTATGTGCAGTGTGCGCGCCTGCTTCAGTTCCCGACGGTGGCCGGTCAGGTTGGAGCCGCTTTGGGGGCGCGCCTGGAGGCGCTTGGCGTGCGACCACAGGTGATTGTGGCGCCGGCCATTGGTGGCATCATCATCGCCCACGAGGTGGCGCGTGCCATGGATGTCCGGTGTGTGTTTACGGAGCGCGAACAAGGCGTGATGACGCTGCGGCGTGGTTTTACGCTGGACACCGGCGAGCGGGCCTGTGTGGTGGAGGATGTGGTGACAACCGGCGGCTCGACGCGGGAAACCATGGCCGTTGTCACCCGGTGTGGTGCGCAGGTGCTGGCCGTCGGTGCCATCATTGACCGCAGCGGCGGACAATCTGATTTTGGGCTGCCCTTTGCCGCATTGATCAAGCTGACGATACCAACGTACGCTCCCCCGGACTGCCCGCTCTGCCAAGCGGACGTGCCCCTGGTCAAGCCTGGGAGCCGGACATTCATCTCCGGCTGA
- the ribH gene encoding 6,7-dimethyl-8-ribityllumazine synthase codes for MREIQGKLVADGLRVAFVVSRWNDFVVNRLLSGALDTFERLGGRLDDCAVVRVPGSFEIPLTAKKLALTAAWEAIVCLGALVRGETPHFDYIAAEVTKGIAAVSLETGVPVTYGVITAENLEQAIDRAGMKAGNKGVEAVLAAIELANLYRAIESRPATGRS; via the coding sequence GTGCGCGAAATTCAGGGAAAACTTGTTGCTGACGGGCTACGGGTGGCATTTGTCGTCAGTCGCTGGAATGATTTTGTGGTCAACCGGCTGCTTTCAGGTGCGCTGGATACCTTTGAGCGGCTCGGCGGACGGCTTGATGACTGTGCCGTGGTGCGCGTCCCCGGCTCATTTGAAATCCCCCTGACCGCCAAAAAACTGGCCCTGACCGCTGCCTGGGAAGCCATTGTCTGTCTTGGCGCCCTGGTGCGCGGCGAGACACCGCACTTTGACTACATCGCCGCCGAGGTGACAAAAGGTATTGCAGCCGTATCGCTGGAAACCGGCGTTCCGGTGACTTATGGCGTTATCACGGCTGAAAACCTTGAACAGGCAATTGACCGGGCCGGTATGAAAGCCGGTAACAAAGGGGTTGAAGCCGTGTTGGCCGCCATTGAACTCGCCAATCTCTACCGGGCGATTGAGTCTCGCCCGGCAACCGGGCGTTCGTGA
- a CDS encoding cytochrome P450 has translation MEAIMSTSTGKRLAPMPKDQHWLFGSFLPVRNDLLNFYTRVFRELGDIIRFRGLPGLYWHLVLHPAYVEHVLVRNQHNYRKGKVFDGPIGLITGNGLLTSDGDFWRRQRKLMQPSFHRQALSRFAATMVAETEAYFELWDNRARQSEAFDVAQDMALLTLNIAGLTLFSTPVGEKADAFGQNLRVAFDFVGFRMRPTLPVPLWVPTPSNLRFKAARRRLDAVVYQIIERRRKTLNPAPDLLSMLMAARDEETGEAMSDTQLRDEVITLLLAGHETTAITLTWALYVLTREPAVEARLYEEVVSVLRGASPTVEDLRRLPYTRMVIEETMRLYPPAWGLPREAIHEDEIGGYYIPGQSLVALNQFLTHRHPDFWEDPERFDPERFTPERSSGRPAFAYFPFGGGQRVCIGSQFALMEATLVLAMIVQRYRIRLVPGHPIEFDTMFTLRPKYGVRVTFERRGK, from the coding sequence ATGGAAGCCATCATGTCAACGTCAACCGGGAAGCGCCTGGCGCCGATGCCCAAAGACCAACACTGGCTGTTCGGCAGTTTCCTTCCGGTGCGCAACGACCTGCTGAACTTTTACACCCGCGTGTTTCGTGAACTGGGCGACATCATCCGCTTTCGTGGATTGCCCGGCCTGTACTGGCATCTCGTTCTGCATCCGGCCTATGTCGAGCACGTGCTGGTGCGTAACCAGCACAACTACCGCAAGGGAAAAGTCTTTGACGGACCCATCGGACTCATCACGGGGAATGGTCTGCTGACAAGTGACGGCGACTTCTGGCGGCGGCAGCGCAAGCTCATGCAGCCCTCGTTTCACCGGCAGGCGCTGAGCCGCTTTGCGGCCACGATGGTGGCAGAAACAGAAGCGTATTTTGAGTTGTGGGACAACCGGGCGCGCCAGTCAGAAGCTTTCGATGTGGCCCAGGACATGGCACTGCTGACGCTGAACATTGCCGGGCTGACGCTTTTTTCAACACCGGTAGGCGAAAAGGCCGACGCTTTTGGGCAAAACCTGCGGGTGGCCTTTGATTTCGTCGGTTTCAGGATGCGTCCGACCTTACCCGTTCCGCTGTGGGTGCCAACTCCGTCCAATCTGCGTTTCAAAGCCGCCCGGCGGCGGCTGGATGCTGTTGTGTACCAAATCATCGAGCGGCGGCGAAAAACGCTCAATCCGGCGCCGGACCTGCTCTCGATGCTGATGGCGGCGCGGGATGAGGAAACAGGCGAAGCCATGAGCGACACCCAGCTTCGGGATGAAGTCATCACCCTGCTGCTGGCCGGGCATGAAACGACCGCCATTACCCTGACCTGGGCCCTGTACGTCCTGACCCGGGAGCCGGCTGTGGAGGCGCGGTTGTACGAAGAAGTCGTGTCGGTGCTGCGTGGGGCCTCGCCAACCGTGGAAGACCTCCGGCGTTTGCCTTACACCCGCATGGTCATCGAGGAAACCATGCGGCTGTACCCTCCTGCCTGGGGCCTGCCACGGGAGGCGATTCACGAAGACGAAATCGGTGGCTACTACATTCCGGGACAAAGTCTCGTGGCGCTCAACCAGTTTTTGACGCACCGCCACCCCGATTTCTGGGAAGACCCTGAACGTTTCGACCCGGAACGCTTCACACCGGAGCGGTCATCCGGTCGTCCGGCCTTTGCCTACTTTCCGTTTGGCGGCGGTCAGCGCGTGTGCATCGGCAGCCAGTTTGCCCTGATGGAAGCCACACTGGTTCTGGCCATGATCGTGCAGCGTTACCGGATCAGGCTCGTGCCGGGACACCCGATTGAGTTCGATACGATGTTTACTCTGCGGCCGAAATACGGCGTGCGGGTCACTTTTGAACGGCGGGGGAAATAG
- a CDS encoding SanA/YdcF family protein encodes MLCLKRWQWITLLGLTLPPLFVVLANTWVVSSTQRRVFERPTDIPANAVGLVLGTAKYLPTGGLNPYFQNRMQAAAELYHTGKIRHLILSGSNQTPAYDEPTEMRKSLRSLGVPDAAMTADYAGRRTLDSVVRARDIFGQHHFTIISDKFHVYRALFLCDRFGIQAIAYGAPDLPWSVSVRTRLREYGARCKAVLDVYVLGTQPRFRGQPITLPVDAPVATDTDAPPISPAVQK; translated from the coding sequence ATGCTTTGCCTGAAGCGGTGGCAGTGGATAACCCTCCTGGGGTTGACACTGCCGCCGCTTTTTGTCGTTCTCGCCAACACCTGGGTGGTCTCTTCAACCCAGAGACGTGTTTTCGAGCGCCCCACTGACATCCCGGCCAATGCCGTCGGGCTTGTCCTGGGAACAGCCAAATACCTGCCGACCGGCGGACTTAACCCGTATTTTCAGAATCGCATGCAGGCGGCGGCCGAGCTGTACCACACCGGTAAGATCAGACATCTGATCCTCAGCGGCTCGAATCAGACACCGGCTTATGACGAACCAACTGAAATGCGGAAGTCGCTGCGCAGCCTGGGGGTTCCTGACGCGGCCATGACGGCCGATTATGCCGGCCGCCGTACGCTTGACTCGGTCGTTCGCGCCCGCGACATTTTCGGACAGCACCACTTCACCATCATTTCCGACAAGTTTCACGTCTATCGGGCGCTGTTTCTCTGCGACCGGTTTGGCATCCAGGCCATTGCCTATGGCGCTCCCGACCTGCCCTGGTCAGTTTCGGTACGGACGCGCCTGCGCGAATATGGCGCGCGCTGTAAGGCGGTTCTGGATGTCTATGTTCTGGGCACCCAACCCCGCTTTCGCGGGCAGCCCATTACCCTGCCCGTGGACGCGCCGGTTGCCACGGACACCGACGCTCCGCCTATTTCCCCCGCCGTTCAAAAGTGA